A region of Longimicrobiales bacterium DNA encodes the following proteins:
- a CDS encoding bi-domain-containing oxidoreductase, whose protein sequence is MKAVIQDLDGGGLIVGDVPPPALQPGGILVAVRRSLISIGTERAVIGLARKGPIGKARDRPDLARKVMNKAKQEGYWSTYKVVRNLIKSPIPLGYSCAGEVIAAGAGAGEFRVGDRVACAGLNYANHAEINYIPRNLAAKIPDAVPDDAACFVTLGAIALQGVRLADLQLGERVLVIGLGLVGQVAAQLARCAGASVFVHDLDPAKVEMARQLGAHAGESAPDQLAGAVATFTGGHGADAVLVCAATKSDDPLRIAAEVSRLKGRVIVVGDVGMKLRRRPYFEKELSLVVSRSYGPGRYDPAYEVHGVDYPLPYVRWTEQRNMQSFLELIARGDLHLDPLITHRYPIQEAPAAYRVVTGESRERAVAILLEYSDPAPPKKRITLTTARAARGADTVRLGVIGAGQFAKGVLLPAFAGIKGVRLDAFCTASGFTSKAVGGAYSARYCTSEPEEVLSDPDIDAVVIATRHDQHATLVADALRAGKAVFVEKPLAIDEASFGELEELLLSLESPRLMVGFNRRFAPLAVRTRDFFARRRAPLFISYRVNAGTFPPDSWVFDPAVGGGRILGEVCHFVDTVCFLTGSLPSRVFAEEVRYSEEPAHRRDSVTVTLRMVDGSVAAIHYLADGDASVAKEYVEACADQRTAILDNYRTLALHSGNRRRRRRLLNQAKGHAEEAQAFIAALRAGGPMPISLESMLAVTQTGFLVHRSLDTGAPATFTTDVGGVQMAPLQTV, encoded by the coding sequence AACAAGGCGAAGCAGGAAGGCTACTGGAGTACCTACAAGGTAGTGCGGAACCTCATCAAGTCTCCCATCCCGCTCGGTTATTCGTGCGCGGGTGAAGTCATCGCCGCCGGCGCCGGCGCCGGTGAGTTCCGAGTGGGTGACCGGGTGGCGTGTGCCGGACTGAACTACGCGAATCACGCTGAGATCAACTATATCCCTCGTAACCTCGCTGCGAAGATCCCCGACGCGGTTCCGGACGATGCAGCGTGTTTCGTCACGCTCGGAGCGATCGCGCTGCAGGGCGTGCGACTGGCTGACCTGCAGCTTGGCGAACGTGTCCTGGTGATCGGCCTCGGACTGGTAGGGCAGGTCGCAGCGCAACTCGCACGCTGCGCAGGCGCCAGCGTATTCGTTCACGACCTCGATCCCGCAAAAGTCGAGATGGCGCGTCAGCTCGGCGCCCATGCGGGCGAGAGCGCACCCGATCAGCTCGCCGGGGCCGTCGCCACCTTCACCGGCGGGCACGGGGCCGATGCAGTGCTGGTCTGTGCCGCCACGAAGTCGGACGATCCGCTCCGGATCGCCGCCGAAGTCTCCCGTCTCAAGGGGCGCGTCATCGTCGTCGGCGACGTCGGCATGAAACTCCGCAGACGCCCCTACTTCGAGAAGGAGCTGAGCCTGGTGGTGAGCCGCTCCTACGGTCCGGGCCGCTACGACCCCGCGTACGAGGTGCACGGTGTGGACTACCCGCTGCCGTACGTGCGCTGGACCGAACAACGCAACATGCAGTCTTTCCTGGAGCTCATTGCGCGCGGCGACCTGCACCTGGACCCGCTGATCACGCATCGCTACCCCATCCAGGAGGCGCCTGCGGCATACCGCGTCGTGACCGGCGAGAGCAGGGAACGAGCTGTAGCGATACTCCTGGAATACTCCGACCCGGCGCCGCCGAAGAAGCGGATCACACTGACGACCGCGCGCGCTGCGCGTGGCGCCGATACCGTGCGCCTGGGCGTGATCGGAGCCGGACAGTTCGCAAAGGGAGTCCTGCTGCCGGCATTCGCCGGCATCAAGGGTGTGCGGCTCGATGCGTTCTGCACGGCCAGCGGGTTCACCAGCAAGGCCGTGGGTGGCGCGTACAGTGCCCGCTACTGCACGAGTGAACCGGAGGAGGTGCTGTCGGATCCGGATATTGATGCGGTGGTGATTGCGACCCGTCATGACCAGCACGCGACACTGGTGGCCGATGCGCTCCGCGCAGGCAAGGCGGTCTTCGTGGAAAAGCCGCTCGCCATCGATGAGGCGTCGTTCGGCGAGCTCGAGGAACTGCTGCTGTCGCTGGAGTCGCCGCGACTCATGGTGGGCTTCAACCGCCGTTTTGCTCCGCTGGCAGTGAGGACACGCGACTTCTTTGCTCGCAGACGCGCGCCCCTGTTCATATCCTATCGAGTGAACGCTGGAACCTTTCCGCCGGACAGCTGGGTATTCGATCCAGCTGTCGGCGGCGGCAGAATACTCGGTGAGGTCTGTCACTTCGTCGACACAGTCTGCTTTCTCACCGGCTCCCTGCCGAGCCGCGTATTCGCGGAAGAAGTGCGCTATTCGGAGGAACCCGCGCATCGTCGCGACAGTGTCACAGTTACATTGCGTATGGTCGATGGTTCTGTCGCCGCCATCCACTACCTGGCGGACGGTGATGCGAGCGTAGCGAAGGAGTACGTGGAGGCATGCGCGGACCAGCGCACCGCGATTCTCGACAACTACCGCACGCTCGCGTTGCACTCTGGAAACCGTCGACGTCGCAGGCGGCTGCTCAACCAGGCGAAAGGTCACGCGGAAGAGGCGCAGGCGTTCATCGCGGCACTTCGCGCGGGCGGTCCGATGCCAATCTCTCTGGAGTCAATGCTGGCTGTTACGCAGACGGGCTTCCTCGTGCATCGGAGCCTCGACACCGGCGCACCTGCCACCTTCACTACCGACGTCGGCGGTGTGCAGATGGCTCCACTCCAGACGGTCTGA
- the asnB gene encoding asparagine synthase (glutamine-hydrolyzing) produces MCGICGIAGFRDDDLLDRMTAALVHRGPDSAGHFRTDHASLGHRRLSIIDVSGGQQPILSEDGSVVIICNGEIYNFRELREDLHARGHQFRTNSDSEVILHLYEEHGPEGCLRRLTGMFAFALYDTRERLLFVARDRLGIKPLYYMEQGNRFLFASESKAILRYGGFEPTLDPSALHQYLALRYVPGPGGMFREIRKLPAAHYAVFRDGALSLHRYWTPELCAGPFRGSADDYLEGFADHFERSIQRRLISEVPLGAYLSGGLDSSVIVGAMSRITSEPVRTFTVGFDFEHDELEDAAETARMLGCRHTEVECRVQDVSLLPDIVYHLDEPIGDAIVIPMYLLAREAKKQVTVVLSGEGADEILGGYLFHKVLSSAHRFAQVVPLGLRRALVSPTLSAVPAALLDRAFSYPGALGQRGKQKLLDLLELLEPQQLPDAYAHLISLFDRRDTDSLYTEQFRHQLRGQAAFEEVPGSAGAPWLNRLIHLQFEHWLPDDILMKQDKMSMASGIEARVPFLDHELVEYALRIPPDLKIRRGVSKYILRSYAERLLPRDVASRPKRPFYAPVEKYLEDPAFRDLLEDTLSERSVRERGLFRPDAIARLRRRMHAGEFVYVKQVFSLIVLELWFRMAVDRRALPEREPQLVAP; encoded by the coding sequence ATGTGCGGAATCTGCGGCATTGCCGGTTTTCGTGACGACGACCTGCTGGATCGTATGACAGCTGCGCTCGTTCACCGTGGCCCCGACTCTGCCGGGCACTTCCGCACGGACCACGCGAGCCTCGGGCACCGCCGCCTCAGTATCATCGACGTGTCCGGCGGCCAGCAACCGATCCTCAGCGAGGACGGGTCGGTTGTCATCATCTGCAACGGCGAGATCTACAACTTTCGCGAGCTGCGCGAGGATCTCCATGCCCGCGGGCACCAGTTCCGCACGAACTCGGACAGCGAAGTGATCCTTCATCTGTACGAGGAGCACGGCCCGGAAGGCTGCCTGCGCCGTCTGACGGGGATGTTTGCGTTTGCACTGTACGACACCCGGGAGCGGCTGCTGTTCGTGGCGCGGGACCGGCTGGGAATCAAGCCGCTCTACTACATGGAGCAGGGCAACCGGTTCCTCTTTGCATCGGAATCGAAGGCGATCCTGCGTTACGGCGGATTCGAGCCGACACTCGACCCGTCCGCGCTGCATCAGTATCTGGCCCTGCGCTACGTGCCTGGACCGGGCGGGATGTTTCGCGAGATCCGCAAGCTCCCGGCGGCGCATTATGCGGTGTTCCGGGACGGCGCACTTTCGCTGCACCGGTATTGGACGCCCGAGCTCTGCGCGGGTCCCTTCCGCGGCAGTGCGGACGACTACCTGGAAGGATTCGCCGACCATTTCGAACGCTCCATCCAGCGACGTCTGATTTCCGAGGTCCCTCTCGGGGCCTACCTGAGTGGCGGCCTCGACTCGAGTGTCATTGTCGGTGCAATGTCGCGTATCACTTCCGAGCCGGTACGCACGTTCACCGTGGGGTTCGATTTCGAGCACGACGAGCTGGAAGATGCGGCTGAGACTGCGCGCATGCTCGGCTGCCGCCACACGGAGGTGGAGTGCCGCGTTCAGGATGTGTCTCTGCTGCCTGACATCGTCTACCACCTGGACGAACCGATCGGCGATGCGATCGTCATCCCGATGTACCTACTGGCGCGCGAAGCGAAGAAGCAGGTCACCGTGGTGTTGTCCGGGGAAGGTGCCGACGAGATCCTCGGTGGCTATCTCTTTCACAAAGTCCTGTCCTCGGCACATCGATTCGCGCAGGTAGTCCCTCTCGGACTGCGGCGCGCGCTGGTTTCCCCGACCCTTTCGGCAGTGCCGGCCGCGCTGCTGGATCGTGCCTTCAGCTACCCCGGTGCCCTCGGTCAGAGGGGAAAACAGAAGCTCCTCGACCTGCTGGAGCTGCTGGAGCCGCAACAACTGCCGGACGCCTACGCGCACCTGATATCCCTGTTCGACCGCCGCGATACGGACTCTCTCTATACGGAGCAGTTCCGCCACCAGCTTCGGGGACAGGCAGCGTTTGAGGAAGTTCCTGGCTCTGCCGGCGCGCCGTGGCTCAACCGCCTTATCCACCTGCAGTTCGAGCACTGGCTTCCGGATGATATCCTGATGAAGCAGGACAAGATGTCGATGGCGAGCGGCATCGAGGCCCGGGTGCCGTTTCTGGATCACGAGCTCGTGGAGTACGCGCTGCGCATACCGCCCGACCTGAAGATCCGCAGGGGCGTCTCGAAGTACATCCTGCGGAGCTACGCGGAGCGCCTGTTGCCGAGAGACGTTGCCTCTCGCCCGAAACGACCGTTCTACGCTCCTGTCGAGAAATACCTGGAGGACCCGGCGTTCCGCGACCTGCTGGAGGACACCCTGTCGGAGCGATCCGTGAGGGAGCGGGGCTTGTTCCGTCCCGACGCCATCGCGCGTCTGCGGCGCCGAATGCACGCCGGCGAGTTCGTCTATGTCAAGCAGGTGTTCAGCCTGATCGTCCTGGAGCTGTGGTTTCGCATGGCGGTCGATCGCAGGGCCCTGCCCGAACGGGAACCTCAGCTGGTGGCCCCATAG
- a CDS encoding PHP-associated domain-containing protein — protein sequence MSRIKVDFHTHTSHSHDATLSPSELVDRARAAGLDRIAVTDHNRMDGALEAAALDPSLVIIGEEVDCADGTHLIGLYLHERIPAGLRMEEVVERIRDQGGLVYAPHPYAYLTDPGGRAQRTLSVADMVEVHNARAFLPRWNRRAADAARATGLPGVAGSDSHFGYEVGSAFTEMPSFDGPASLRAALEDARPVGIHTSMPLVHVASVGVHAIRLLSGRVPPMDTGAVAGVSPGIRQRARRSSR from the coding sequence TTGAGCCGTATCAAGGTCGACTTCCACACCCATACCTCCCATTCCCATGATGCAACGCTGTCGCCCTCGGAGCTCGTGGACCGGGCCCGCGCTGCCGGCCTCGATCGCATCGCTGTCACGGATCATAATCGGATGGACGGCGCGCTCGAGGCGGCGGCCCTGGATCCATCCCTCGTCATCATCGGCGAGGAGGTGGATTGCGCTGACGGTACGCATCTCATCGGGCTGTACCTGCACGAGAGAATACCGGCCGGATTACGGATGGAAGAGGTAGTCGAGCGGATTCGCGACCAGGGCGGTCTCGTGTACGCTCCGCATCCGTACGCGTACCTCACCGACCCGGGCGGGAGAGCACAGCGGACACTGTCCGTCGCTGACATGGTCGAGGTCCATAATGCCCGTGCGTTCCTGCCGCGGTGGAACCGCCGTGCGGCGGACGCCGCGCGAGCCACCGGTCTGCCGGGCGTGGCGGGAAGCGACAGCCATTTTGGTTATGAGGTCGGTAGTGCGTTCACGGAGATGCCATCGTTCGACGGTCCGGCAAGCCTTCGTGCGGCGCTCGAGGATGCTCGACCGGTCGGCATTCACACCAGCATGCCACTGGTGCACGTCGCATCCGTCGGCGTGCATGCCATCCGTCTTCTGAGCGGTCGTGTACCGCCGATGGACACCGGGGCCGTGGCAGGTGTCAGTCCGGGAATCCGGCAGCGAGCGCGTAGATCCAGCCGATGA
- a CDS encoding sulfatase: protein MTLARLIAKEPGLSGSATLLLALLFGLLTGFAEVAVRGLAQIAGRPDPLVSVHYIWMTPLACTALFVLVAGPLAIVGSRRRISSALVMTLLLFLAALGPLLAMNWLARWAQFIAAAGLAVQAARILTPRTSNVLRLSRYAVPGLSLLLVLTAAGMTAGQVVRERRAIAGLGDARAGTPNILLIILDTVRAASMSLYGSEHPTTPNLEEFSLQGVVFDHAWSTSPWTLPSHASLFTGRHSWELSTDLITPLDDTFPTLAEHFSGHGYATAGFTANIRYGNRMMGLSRGFLHYEGYPISPAMIANSSTLTRRLATKLLRTAGIDEKLVRKSGRSLTDDFLSWQDANPGRPFFAFLNYFDAHAPYLPPDSLAGRFGPRRQKRAMHDLSNFNGWKPDEIAAERAAYKESLASIDHQLSRLFNVLSERGILDNTVVVVTSDHGEQFGEHGLMDHGNSLYVQLLRVPLIIRFPRAIPAGVRIETPVSLRDLAVTLTELSSTGPSPFPGTSLLSHLTADTASPAPLYSEVREGIRTAPWLPLAKGTMYSAVLGDFHYIVNGDGTEELFDLSIDPDELVDLSDSSRARATLQRAREELERLRNGGTVTLLGRAPPP, encoded by the coding sequence GTGACATTGGCCCGTCTGATCGCGAAGGAGCCTGGTCTGAGTGGCAGTGCGACTCTCCTGCTCGCACTGCTGTTCGGCCTGCTTACTGGTTTTGCAGAGGTCGCCGTTCGGGGGCTGGCCCAGATTGCGGGCCGCCCGGATCCGCTCGTCAGCGTGCATTACATCTGGATGACCCCGCTCGCCTGTACCGCGCTGTTCGTCCTGGTCGCCGGGCCACTGGCCATAGTCGGGAGTCGGCGGCGGATCTCCTCTGCCCTCGTCATGACGCTGCTGCTGTTCCTGGCCGCTCTCGGCCCATTGCTCGCCATGAACTGGCTGGCGCGATGGGCCCAGTTCATTGCCGCGGCGGGCCTGGCTGTGCAGGCGGCTCGCATTCTTACGCCCAGGACGAGCAACGTACTGAGGCTGTCCAGATACGCCGTTCCGGGGCTGAGCCTGCTACTCGTGCTGACGGCAGCCGGGATGACCGCAGGGCAGGTCGTCCGGGAGCGGCGAGCGATCGCAGGTCTCGGCGACGCCCGCGCCGGCACGCCCAACATCCTCCTGATCATTCTCGACACCGTCAGGGCGGCCAGCATGAGCCTGTACGGTTCCGAGCACCCCACGACACCCAATCTCGAGGAGTTCTCGCTGCAGGGAGTGGTGTTCGATCACGCCTGGTCGACTTCGCCCTGGACGCTGCCGTCGCACGCCAGTCTCTTCACGGGTCGGCATTCGTGGGAGCTGTCGACGGATCTCATCACGCCGCTGGACGACACGTTTCCGACGCTCGCAGAGCACTTCAGCGGCCACGGCTACGCGACCGCCGGGTTCACCGCGAACATTCGCTATGGCAATCGAATGATGGGCCTGTCCCGCGGATTCCTGCATTACGAGGGTTATCCGATCAGCCCCGCCATGATTGCGAACAGCTCGACCCTTACTCGCCGGCTGGCGACGAAACTCCTTCGCACCGCCGGTATCGACGAGAAGCTGGTGCGCAAGTCCGGGCGTTCACTGACCGACGACTTCCTCTCGTGGCAGGATGCAAACCCGGGTCGTCCATTCTTTGCATTTCTGAACTACTTCGACGCGCACGCACCTTATCTCCCGCCGGACTCGCTTGCCGGTCGCTTCGGCCCGCGCCGGCAGAAGCGAGCCATGCACGATCTCTCCAACTTCAACGGGTGGAAACCTGACGAGATCGCGGCGGAACGTGCGGCGTACAAGGAGAGCCTGGCCTCGATCGATCATCAGCTCAGCCGTCTCTTCAACGTCCTCTCAGAACGCGGTATACTCGACAATACGGTGGTCGTCGTGACCAGTGATCACGGCGAGCAGTTCGGTGAGCACGGTCTTATGGACCACGGGAACAGCCTTTATGTCCAGCTGCTCCGCGTGCCGCTCATCATACGGTTCCCCCGGGCAATACCTGCCGGCGTGCGAATCGAGACACCCGTTTCGCTCCGTGATCTGGCCGTAACCCTTACAGAACTCAGCAGCACCGGGCCTTCACCGTTTCCCGGTACGTCGCTCCTGTCGCATTTGACTGCCGACACAGCCTCGCCCGCGCCGCTGTATTCGGAAGTGCGCGAAGGTATCCGGACTGCGCCATGGCTGCCGCTCGCGAAGGGGACGATGTACTCCGCCGTGCTGGGGGATTTCCACTACATCGTGAATGGCGACGGAACGGAAGAGCTGTTCGATCTCTCGATCGACCCTGATGAGCTCGTGGACCTATCCGATTCTTCCCGGGCGCGGGCCACGCTTCAGCGCGCACGCGAGGAGTTGGAACGTTTGCGTAATGGCGGCACCGTCACACTGCTGGGCCGCGCGCCGCCACCCTGA
- a CDS encoding Ig-like domain-containing protein produces MRNFIILMVTVVLACGDDGAGPSANVASILINPSAATLGVGQSQQFNAAALDASDGVLSGARVSWTVGSTSIATVDQTGRVTAVAAGATKITASSGGRSASANLTVSPGQSATGDVMLNPGVAYQTMHGWEATAWVGQWACAGVPFPTEIYQRYRDPLFDAVFDLGINRIRLEVRASAERPDDPFGAFRDGSITEQQYTSVWYEAINDNTNPGSINASGYNFTEMDLAVETAVLPLKQRLEAAGEQLYLNLNFIKFKAGGLDFRNNPAEYAEFMVATFQHLRDRWNLVPDAVEIILEPDNTEGGWSGTQIGNAIVATANRLRTAGFTPEFIGPSGMTASRALELFDEMVAVSGVPQVISELAYHRYGTAPSAQLLQSIAQRGIQYGVRTAMTEHIGSGYVHLHEDLKLARNSAWQQYTLAGCAPNDTGGRHFLIDASNPTNPIVRLASRSQYLRQYFKYIRRGATRVDATTGRSGLDPLAFINSNGKYAVVVKSGGASNFTIGGLPPGRYGVSYTTGPDDHTVSQFGVELPEIVLEAGKALSTGIPGRGVLTVYAK; encoded by the coding sequence ATGCGAAATTTTATCATTTTAATGGTCACGGTTGTGCTCGCGTGCGGCGATGACGGCGCCGGGCCATCGGCGAACGTCGCATCCATTCTCATCAATCCGAGCGCAGCCACGCTGGGCGTCGGTCAGTCGCAGCAGTTCAACGCGGCGGCGCTGGACGCGAGCGACGGCGTCCTGTCAGGAGCCAGGGTTTCGTGGACCGTCGGGTCCACGAGTATCGCGACCGTCGACCAGACGGGTCGGGTTACGGCCGTGGCGGCCGGTGCTACGAAGATCACCGCAAGCAGTGGCGGTCGATCTGCCTCGGCGAATCTGACGGTGAGTCCCGGCCAGTCAGCGACGGGCGATGTGATGCTGAATCCGGGCGTTGCGTACCAGACGATGCATGGCTGGGAGGCCACGGCGTGGGTCGGCCAGTGGGCATGCGCAGGAGTGCCCTTCCCGACGGAAATCTACCAACGATATCGTGATCCGCTGTTTGACGCGGTGTTCGACCTCGGCATCAATCGGATTCGACTCGAGGTGCGTGCATCTGCCGAACGACCGGACGATCCTTTTGGCGCGTTCCGCGACGGGAGCATAACCGAACAACAGTATACCAGTGTCTGGTACGAGGCTATCAACGACAATACCAATCCGGGGTCCATTAATGCGTCCGGCTACAATTTCACGGAAATGGATCTTGCGGTCGAGACGGCGGTACTGCCCCTGAAGCAGAGGCTTGAAGCGGCGGGCGAGCAGCTCTATCTGAATCTGAACTTCATCAAGTTCAAGGCAGGCGGACTGGACTTCCGCAACAACCCGGCGGAGTACGCTGAGTTCATGGTGGCGACGTTCCAGCACCTGCGCGACCGCTGGAACCTGGTGCCGGACGCCGTGGAGATCATCCTCGAGCCCGACAATACGGAGGGCGGGTGGAGCGGGACGCAGATCGGGAACGCGATCGTCGCAACAGCGAATCGACTGCGCACTGCCGGCTTCACACCTGAGTTTATTGGTCCGTCCGGAATGACCGCCAGCCGCGCACTCGAGCTCTTCGATGAGATGGTGGCCGTTTCGGGCGTACCACAGGTAATCAGCGAGCTGGCGTACCATCGATACGGCACCGCCCCGAGCGCGCAACTTCTGCAGAGCATCGCGCAGCGCGGGATCCAGTACGGTGTTCGTACGGCCATGACCGAGCACATCGGTAGCGGCTACGTGCATCTGCACGAGGACCTGAAGCTCGCGCGCAATTCGGCGTGGCAGCAGTATACGCTGGCGGGTTGCGCGCCCAATGACACGGGCGGCCGTCACTTCCTCATCGACGCATCGAATCCGACGAATCCGATCGTGAGGCTCGCGAGCCGTTCGCAGTACCTGCGGCAGTACTTCAAGTACATCCGGAGGGGTGCCACGCGCGTTGATGCCACCACGGGCAGGAGCGGGCTCGATCCGCTCGCCTTCATCAACAGCAACGGCAAGTACGCGGTGGTCGTGAAGTCTGGCGGCGCCAGCAACTTCACCATTGGCGGTCTTCCGCCCGGTCGCTACGGCGTATCATACACGACGGGTCCGGACGACCACACGGTAAGTCAGTTCGGTGTGGAGCTGCCCGAGATCGTTCTGGAGGCTGGCAAGGCACTCTCGACCGGTATACCGGGACGCGGCGTGCTTACGGTGTACGCGAAGTAG
- a CDS encoding TIM barrel protein, with protein MRLAISNIAWPPADEPAVTHLLQELGVRGLEVAPTAVWPRLDAVTEAQATAYRSTWEARGIDIVALQAILYGRPDLQLFGTAARRSELLAYLHAVFRLAAWLGAGPLVFGSPRNRVAGDLSAKERTRIATDFFRQAGDTAAALDVVLCIEPNPAEYGCDFVQTLREAQSLVDRVDSPGFALHVDSAAMALTHDGPGSLGAGPLPRHFHISEPYLAPVNAESQVDHSGYAAALRGLGYSGWCSIEMRAPDADVLPTARRALEFAAAVYG; from the coding sequence GTGCGGCTGGCGATCTCTAACATCGCCTGGCCTCCGGCCGATGAGCCCGCGGTAACGCACCTGCTTCAGGAGCTCGGTGTTCGAGGCCTGGAGGTGGCTCCGACCGCCGTGTGGCCTCGGCTCGATGCAGTCACCGAGGCGCAGGCGACAGCCTACCGCTCCACATGGGAAGCGCGCGGCATCGACATCGTCGCGCTCCAGGCTATCCTCTATGGACGGCCTGATCTGCAACTGTTTGGCACGGCGGCGCGGCGTTCCGAGCTGCTGGCGTACCTCCACGCCGTGTTTCGCCTGGCCGCGTGGCTCGGCGCTGGACCGCTCGTGTTCGGCTCGCCGCGCAACAGGGTGGCGGGAGATCTGTCGGCAAAGGAGAGAACCCGCATTGCAACGGATTTCTTCCGCCAGGCCGGTGACACTGCCGCTGCGCTCGACGTGGTACTCTGCATCGAGCCCAACCCGGCTGAGTATGGTTGCGATTTCGTGCAGACACTCAGAGAGGCGCAGTCGCTCGTCGACCGGGTTGATTCTCCCGGCTTCGCTCTGCACGTGGACAGTGCAGCCATGGCGCTGACGCACGATGGCCCGGGTTCGCTCGGCGCCGGACCCCTGCCCCGCCACTTTCATATCAGCGAGCCCTATCTGGCGCCGGTGAACGCAGAATCGCAGGTCGATCACTCGGGCTATGCGGCCGCCCTGCGAGGGCTGGGCTACAGCGGCTGGTGCTCAATAGAGATGCGCGCACCGGACGCCGACGTCCTGCCAACGGCACGCCGCGCGCTGGAGTTCGCGGCTGCCGTGTACGGTTGA
- a CDS encoding NAD-dependent epimerase/dehydratase family protein: MMGRQALIGYTGFIGGNLAAQEHFDDLFNSSNIEQIANREYSLIACAAAPGTKWFANQQPELDRRSIERLVGALKQVQADHLVLISTVDVYPVPIGVDENTPIDNRQNDAYGRHRRILEEFVADHFASTIVRLPGLFGPGLRKNVVFDFLHGNRLDLINPESTFQFYDLSDLWLDIQRVRRAAIDLINFATEPVRVADVAREAFDFEFSNEMRQQAAKYDFRTVHSAALGGDGPYLRSREAILGAMREFIARERIRAAGDL; this comes from the coding sequence ATGATGGGACGTCAGGCCCTGATCGGCTACACGGGTTTCATTGGTGGAAATCTCGCCGCGCAGGAGCACTTTGATGATCTGTTCAATTCCTCGAACATCGAACAGATCGCAAATCGCGAATACAGTCTCATTGCGTGTGCGGCCGCGCCCGGCACGAAGTGGTTCGCCAATCAGCAGCCCGAGCTCGACCGTCGAAGCATCGAGCGACTGGTCGGTGCGCTGAAGCAGGTGCAGGCCGATCACCTCGTGCTGATCTCGACCGTGGATGTCTATCCCGTACCCATCGGCGTCGATGAGAATACTCCGATCGACAATCGGCAAAACGATGCCTATGGCCGCCACCGCAGAATTCTGGAGGAATTCGTGGCGGACCACTTCGCTTCGACAATCGTTCGACTGCCCGGCCTCTTCGGGCCCGGCCTGAGGAAAAACGTCGTGTTCGATTTTCTTCATGGAAACCGGCTCGACCTGATAAACCCGGAGAGCACATTCCAGTTTTATGACCTGTCGGACCTGTGGCTGGACATTCAGAGAGTCCGGCGTGCCGCTATCGACCTGATCAATTTCGCAACGGAACCCGTCCGCGTCGCGGACGTCGCGCGTGAGGCCTTCGACTTCGAGTTCAGCAACGAGATGCGGCAGCAAGCGGCAAAGTACGACTTTCGTACGGTTCATTCCGCGGCACTCGGAGGCGACGGGCCGTACCTGCGCTCGCGCGAAGCGATCCTCGGTGCCATGCGGGAATTCATCGCGAGAGAGCGAATCCGTGCGGCTGGCGATCTCTAA
- a CDS encoding glycosyltransferase family 2 protein → MSAARPPATTGHYVVPHRVEAWRERRTRYCLAIFVINEGPRLLAQLDRMQPYTRLVDIIVADGGSSDGSTSASNLAGRGVRTLLVKQGPGRLGAQMVMAFDFALREGYDAVITMDGNDKDDPAAIPGFISALESGCQHVQGSRYVPGGVALNTPFLRKWGVRLVHAPLMRLAARWPYTDTTNGFRAYAREFLNDPRVSPFRAVFTGYELHYYLAIRAARLGYRVCEIPVTRAYPAAAPAPTKITPIRGNLRVLRALFAACLNRFDPPSTPSGRETVHR, encoded by the coding sequence ATGAGTGCGGCCAGACCGCCTGCTACCACCGGCCATTACGTCGTCCCGCACCGGGTGGAGGCCTGGCGGGAACGGCGCACTCGCTACTGCCTTGCGATCTTCGTAATCAACGAGGGACCGCGGCTCCTGGCGCAACTGGACCGCATGCAGCCTTACACCCGACTCGTCGATATCATTGTTGCTGATGGCGGCAGCAGCGATGGGTCCACATCGGCCAGCAACCTGGCAGGACGAGGCGTGCGCACGCTTCTCGTAAAGCAGGGGCCCGGCCGGCTCGGCGCACAGATGGTCATGGCATTCGACTTTGCCCTGCGGGAGGGTTACGATGCCGTTATTACCATGGACGGCAACGACAAGGATGATCCCGCTGCCATACCGGGCTTCATAAGCGCTCTGGAAAGTGGTTGTCAGCACGTCCAGGGGTCGCGTTACGTCCCTGGCGGCGTCGCGTTGAACACGCCCTTCCTCCGCAAGTGGGGTGTCCGCCTCGTTCACGCACCGCTCATGCGACTCGCTGCCCGATGGCCCTACACCGATACGACGAACGGATTCCGCGCGTATGCACGCGAATTCCTGAACGATCCGCGAGTGTCGCCTTTCCGGGCCGTTTTCACGGGCTACGAGCTTCACTACTATCTGGCTATTCGCGCGGCCCGACTGGGCTACCGCGTGTGCGAGATCCCGGTGACGCGCGCCTATCCCGCAGCGGCCCCCGCGCCGACCAAGATCACTCCCATACGCGGTAACCTGCGCGTCCTGCGCGCCCTGTTTGCGGCCTGTCTCAACCGGTTTGATCCGCCGTCGACGCCGAGCGGCCGGGAGACGGTGCATCGATGA